From Paenibacillus sp. GP183, one genomic window encodes:
- a CDS encoding GntP family permease → MYFAYRGYPVIVFAPIFTLLAVVISGLALMPSFTEVYMVNAANYVKNFFPIFLLGAIFGKIMELNGAAASIAQTIVKALGSKHAILSVVLACAILTYGGVSLFVVAFAVYPFAVAIFREANIPKRLIPGTIALGAFTFTMDAFPGTPQIQNIIPTTYFGTDAYAAPVVGIICSVIVFLGGMFWLERRRKQAAAAEEGYGEGHKNEPEVLDNQRYPSIWIAIIPLVLVLVFNYLLSRSAISVNGWYSEALLKTFNIASVKTVASSWALIIALCIGVLAAILINVRQVGNKLAAGLTAAAMGALLAIFNTASEVGFGNVVKTLPGFKAIQHWILNISSQPLISEAVSVNILAGVTGSASGGLSIALEVMGKQYLTMAQAAGIPPELLHRIASMASGGMDTLPHNGAVITLLAITGLTHRQAYKDIFAITVVKTLIVLLAAMILSLFY, encoded by the coding sequence ATGTATTTTGCTTACCGAGGGTATCCAGTCATCGTGTTCGCTCCTATTTTTACACTGCTGGCTGTGGTCATTTCTGGATTGGCTTTGATGCCAAGCTTCACGGAAGTATATATGGTCAATGCAGCGAATTATGTAAAGAATTTTTTCCCGATTTTCTTATTAGGCGCAATTTTCGGAAAAATCATGGAATTGAATGGGGCTGCTGCTTCCATCGCCCAAACCATTGTAAAAGCACTCGGCTCCAAACATGCCATTCTATCAGTTGTTCTTGCTTGTGCCATACTGACTTACGGAGGCGTTTCACTATTCGTGGTGGCGTTTGCCGTTTATCCATTTGCAGTTGCTATCTTTCGTGAAGCCAACATACCGAAAAGGCTCATTCCCGGAACGATTGCTCTCGGCGCCTTTACCTTCACGATGGATGCATTTCCAGGTACTCCGCAAATTCAAAATATCATTCCAACCACTTACTTCGGCACCGATGCTTACGCGGCGCCTGTAGTCGGCATCATTTGCTCCGTCATCGTGTTTTTGGGCGGTATGTTCTGGTTGGAACGCCGCCGTAAGCAAGCTGCAGCAGCGGAGGAAGGTTATGGGGAAGGTCACAAGAACGAACCGGAAGTGCTGGACAATCAAAGGTATCCAAGCATCTGGATTGCCATCATTCCCCTTGTTTTGGTTCTGGTTTTCAACTATTTACTGAGCAGAAGCGCAATAAGCGTTAACGGCTGGTACAGTGAAGCTCTTTTGAAAACGTTCAATATTGCCAGTGTAAAAACAGTTGCTTCTTCTTGGGCCTTGATAATCGCCTTATGCATAGGAGTATTGGCGGCGATACTGATTAATGTTCGCCAAGTCGGCAATAAGCTGGCAGCCGGATTAACTGCTGCGGCTATGGGAGCCCTGCTGGCGATTTTTAATACGGCATCTGAAGTAGGCTTCGGTAACGTTGTAAAAACACTTCCCGGCTTCAAGGCGATTCAGCATTGGATCTTAAACATCAGCTCGCAGCCGTTAATTTCGGAAGCGGTGTCCGTCAACATCCTTGCCGGTGTAACGGGTTCGGCCTCGGGAGGTTTGTCCATTGCGCTTGAGGTTATGGGTAAACAATATTTAACGATGGCCCAAGCGGCAGGTATCCCTCCGGAGCTATTACACAGAATCGCTTCTATGGCATCCGGCGGTATGGATACATTGCCTCATAATGGCGCTGTCATTACTCTTCTGGCGATTACTGGACTGACGCACCGCCAAGCCTACAAAGATATTTTTGCGATTACCGTTGTAAAAACTCTTATTGTCCTATTGGCAGCGATGATCTTGTCGTTATTTTACTAA
- a CDS encoding CoA transferase subunit A produces the protein MNKLYSSITEAIQDIHSGSTLIVGGFGLCGIPENLIAGLKEKSISGLTVVSNNCGVDDWGLGLLLANKQIKKMISSYVGENKTFEKQFLSGELEVELVPQGTLAERIRAGGAGIPGFYTAAGVGTLVAEGKEHKIFDGRTYILEHGIVGDFALVKAWRADPFGNLVFRKTSRNFNPIAATAGKVTIVEAEEIVQAGELSPDEIHTPGIYVQRVVKCASIQKRIERLTVRSVSGGITL, from the coding sequence ATGAACAAACTTTATTCTTCAATTACAGAAGCCATACAGGACATTCACAGCGGATCTACTCTGATTGTCGGAGGATTCGGGCTGTGCGGTATTCCGGAAAATTTAATAGCTGGTCTTAAAGAAAAGAGCATTTCAGGCTTGACCGTGGTCAGCAACAATTGCGGTGTCGATGATTGGGGGCTCGGGCTGCTGCTGGCCAATAAGCAAATCAAGAAAATGATTTCTTCCTATGTGGGCGAAAACAAAACGTTTGAGAAGCAATTTTTAAGCGGAGAGCTTGAAGTGGAGCTGGTTCCACAAGGCACGCTGGCGGAACGGATTCGTGCCGGAGGTGCTGGAATACCAGGTTTTTATACCGCTGCCGGTGTGGGTACTTTAGTTGCAGAAGGCAAAGAACATAAAATATTTGATGGACGCACATATATTTTGGAGCATGGTATTGTCGGGGATTTTGCCTTAGTGAAGGCGTGGAGGGCCGATCCGTTTGGCAATCTGGTCTTCCGCAAAACGTCGCGAAATTTCAACCCGATAGCAGCAACCGCAGGGAAAGTGACCATCGTGGAGGCAGAGGAAATCGTGCAGGCGGGAGAGCTAAGTCCGGATGAAATTCATACGCCTGGAATTTATGTACAACGGGTCGTGAAATGCGCAAGCATCCAAAAACGGATCGAGCGCCTCACGGTTCGAAGTGTTTCAGGAGGGATCACACTATGA
- a CDS encoding alpha/beta hydrolase yields MNEKIIKINEIHICTESFGNPADPALLLIMGATASMIWWEDEFCQRLADRGRYVIRYDNRDVGRSVTYTPGDPKYTFENMADDAVHVLDAYGIGKAHFAGMSMGGMLTQIIALRHAQRVLSVTLISTSNFAPDLPPMDEKVMSYFTNTGTIDWTNEQQVISFTVGKWKILSGSKYPFDEKSITRLASEEARRAINLASMNNHGLVTGGESYLERTKEINVPALVIHGTEDPIIPYEHGANLAKVIPDAELLTLEGTGHELPYCDWDPVINAILNHTSAVKPQ; encoded by the coding sequence ATGAACGAAAAGATAATTAAGATCAATGAGATTCATATATGCACAGAGAGTTTCGGTAATCCTGCTGATCCAGCCCTTTTATTAATTATGGGAGCCACTGCATCTATGATTTGGTGGGAGGATGAATTTTGTCAACGTCTGGCTGATAGAGGGAGATACGTCATTCGATATGATAATCGTGATGTGGGTCGCTCTGTGACGTATACTCCTGGGGACCCCAAATATACTTTTGAGAATATGGCTGATGATGCTGTTCATGTACTTGACGCATACGGTATTGGGAAGGCCCATTTTGCTGGAATGTCTATGGGAGGGATGCTTACTCAAATAATCGCTCTAAGGCATGCCCAGAGGGTTCTCTCGGTAACGCTCATATCGACGTCAAATTTTGCTCCAGATCTTCCACCGATGGATGAAAAAGTTATGAGCTATTTTACCAATACCGGAACCATAGACTGGACGAATGAACAACAGGTAATCTCATTTACGGTGGGGAAATGGAAAATTCTATCGGGCTCAAAGTATCCATTTGATGAGAAAAGTATAACTCGTTTGGCGTCAGAAGAAGCAAGAAGAGCCATTAATTTGGCCAGTATGAATAATCATGGACTTGTAACGGGCGGCGAGTCTTATTTGGAAAGGACCAAAGAAATCAATGTTCCGGCATTGGTTATCCATGGCACAGAAGATCCGATTATCCCATATGAACATGGGGCGAATTTAGCCAAGGTAATTCCGGATGCAGAATTACTTACATTAGAAGGTACAGGACATGAACTTCCTTATTGCGACTGGGATCCTGTCATCAATGCTATTTTAAACCATACTTCAGCAGTTAAGCCGCAATAA
- a CDS encoding 3-hydroxybutyrate dehydrogenase, with amino-acid sequence MAGFLEGRTAFITGAASGIGLEIARTYAREGAKVVISDINGEKAGLAAEDLRQAGFESVGFSCDVTQEEQYAEAILKTEQTYGRLDILVNNAGLQHVSPIEDFPVDKFEFMLKVMLTGAFIGIKYAFPIMKRQNYGRIINMASINGVIGFAGKAAYNSAKHGLIGLTKVAALEGAAHGITVNALCPGYADTPLVRGQLEDLSRTRNVPFDKVLEEVIYPLVPQKRLLPVEEIADFAMLIASDKMKGVTGASLIIDGGYTAQ; translated from the coding sequence ATGGCAGGTTTTTTGGAAGGTAGAACGGCATTCATTACGGGTGCGGCCAGCGGAATCGGTCTTGAAATTGCCCGCACTTACGCAAGAGAAGGAGCCAAAGTGGTCATATCCGATATAAATGGGGAAAAGGCTGGTTTGGCTGCGGAGGATCTGAGGCAGGCGGGCTTCGAGTCTGTCGGGTTTAGCTGCGATGTCACACAGGAAGAGCAATACGCAGAGGCCATCCTTAAAACGGAACAGACTTACGGAAGATTGGATATTCTCGTAAATAATGCGGGCCTGCAGCACGTTTCGCCGATTGAGGATTTTCCGGTGGATAAGTTTGAGTTTATGCTTAAAGTGATGCTGACCGGCGCTTTTATCGGCATTAAGTATGCTTTCCCCATCATGAAACGCCAAAATTATGGACGTATTATCAACATGGCATCGATCAATGGAGTCATCGGGTTTGCCGGGAAAGCTGCATACAACAGCGCGAAGCATGGTTTAATCGGCTTGACTAAGGTTGCGGCTTTGGAGGGGGCAGCTCACGGTATTACCGTGAATGCCCTTTGTCCGGGCTATGCGGATACGCCATTGGTGAGAGGTCAACTCGAGGATTTGTCCAGAACGCGTAATGTTCCTTTTGATAAAGTGCTGGAAGAGGTGATTTATCCGCTTGTGCCGCAAAAAAGGCTTTTGCCTGTGGAAGAAATCGCTGATTTTGCCATGCTGATTGCCAGCGACAAAATGAAGGGTGTAACGGGTGCATCCCTGATCATAGACGGAGGCTATACGGCGCAATAA
- a CDS encoding acetamidase/formamidase family protein, with protein sequence MLKNGVDHILRSTPETVVRGYLSPFVKPKLYIKSGETVQIDTVTGAGVPKEDPEGFFNENGIPFSDSVKEILDIVTKVEEMGHVLTGPVYIEDAVPGDMLEIRVLDLQFRDPYAVNRARPGVGALPDITEITYTKVIPYDLEKNVAMFNKNIDIPLVPFMGVMGLAATEQVSSGPPGRFGGNLDLKELTIGSTLFLPVQVEGGLFFTGDGHGAQGDGEVNINGLETSLTGIFEFILHKGRSLKWPMAETPSHYIVMGLDTDLNIAAQIAVEESIDFLTARMDLSTMDAYALSSLAVDFEVTQMVDGVKGIHGMIPKSLFKNLKDTYWAKTN encoded by the coding sequence ATGTTAAAGAACGGAGTCGACCATATTTTGCGATCAACGCCTGAAACCGTCGTCAGGGGTTATCTTTCTCCATTTGTGAAGCCTAAACTATATATTAAATCTGGGGAAACCGTTCAAATCGATACCGTCACCGGTGCCGGAGTGCCAAAAGAAGATCCTGAGGGATTTTTCAATGAGAATGGTATTCCCTTCTCCGATTCTGTTAAAGAGATTTTAGACATTGTAACCAAAGTGGAGGAGATGGGGCATGTTCTTACCGGGCCTGTCTATATCGAAGACGCAGTACCCGGTGATATGCTGGAGATAAGAGTTTTGGATTTACAGTTTAGGGATCCTTATGCCGTTAATAGAGCAAGACCCGGTGTCGGAGCTTTACCTGACATAACCGAGATTACTTACACGAAGGTAATTCCTTATGATTTGGAGAAAAATGTAGCCATGTTTAACAAAAACATTGATATCCCGCTTGTTCCTTTTATGGGTGTCATGGGATTGGCTGCCACTGAACAAGTCTCATCAGGTCCTCCCGGCCGCTTCGGAGGCAACCTGGATTTGAAAGAGCTCACGATAGGCTCCACCCTTTTTCTGCCGGTTCAGGTTGAAGGCGGTTTGTTCTTTACGGGGGACGGCCATGGCGCTCAAGGCGACGGAGAAGTCAACATCAACGGTCTGGAAACCTCACTTACCGGAATCTTTGAGTTTATTTTACACAAGGGAAGATCACTGAAATGGCCAATGGCGGAAACGCCGTCTCATTATATCGTCATGGGTCTGGATACTGATCTGAATATTGCCGCCCAAATCGCCGTGGAAGAATCTATTGATTTTCTTACTGCGAGAATGGACCTGTCAACGATGGATGCCTATGCTTTATCTAGCCTTGCCGTAGATTTTGAGGTCACCCAAATGGTAGACGGTGTTAAAGGGATACACGGCATGATTCCGAAGAGTCTCTTTAAAAACCTGAAAGATACCTACTGGGCAAAAACGAACTGA
- a CDS encoding acetyl-CoA C-acetyltransferase, which yields MRTEAVIVSAVRTAVGNFMGALSGVSAPELGSIAIREALRRANISDDQVDEVIMGNVLQAGLGQNPARQAWLKAGFSKYVSSMTINKVCGSGLKAVMLAAQAVKLGDADIIVAGGMENMSQAPYLLQGARAGLRMGDAPMVDSMIRDGLWCAMCDIHMGITAENVAERYGLTRAEQDEFAAWSQVKAQQALNSGRFGDEIVPVSIPQRKGDPLLFAQDEFPRAGTTVEALGKLRSAFKQDGTVTAGNASGINDGSAALVVMSAEKAEELGLKPLARIRGYASSALEPSMMGLGPIEAARLLFKKTGVSLGDIDLFEMNEAFAAQSLAVARELDIPSEKLNVNGGAIALGHPIGASGARILVSLLHELDKRDGKLGLAALCIGGGQGVAMLVERD from the coding sequence ATGAGAACAGAAGCTGTCATTGTAAGTGCTGTACGCACAGCAGTAGGTAATTTTATGGGAGCTCTGTCGGGAGTCAGCGCACCCGAGCTCGGCAGTATTGCCATCCGGGAGGCGTTAAGGCGGGCCAATATCAGCGATGATCAAGTGGATGAAGTGATCATGGGCAATGTACTTCAAGCCGGATTAGGCCAAAATCCGGCGAGGCAAGCTTGGCTGAAAGCCGGCTTCAGTAAATATGTTTCCTCCATGACGATAAACAAAGTTTGCGGTTCCGGGCTTAAAGCAGTCATGTTGGCCGCACAAGCTGTAAAACTGGGCGATGCCGACATCATCGTCGCCGGCGGCATGGAGAACATGAGCCAAGCGCCTTATCTTCTTCAAGGTGCACGCGCCGGCCTCCGTATGGGCGATGCCCCCATGGTGGATTCGATGATTCGCGACGGGTTATGGTGCGCCATGTGCGACATTCACATGGGGATTACCGCCGAAAATGTCGCGGAGCGCTACGGGCTTACAAGAGCAGAGCAGGATGAATTCGCCGCATGGAGCCAGGTAAAGGCGCAGCAGGCTTTGAATTCGGGTCGTTTCGGCGATGAAATCGTGCCGGTTTCTATTCCGCAGCGCAAGGGTGATCCGCTGCTCTTTGCCCAAGATGAGTTCCCCCGTGCTGGAACAACGGTGGAAGCTCTGGGCAAGCTGCGGTCAGCCTTCAAGCAAGATGGGACGGTTACAGCAGGCAATGCCTCAGGCATCAACGACGGATCAGCTGCGCTCGTCGTGATGTCCGCGGAGAAAGCGGAGGAGCTCGGCTTGAAGCCGCTGGCCCGAATCCGCGGGTATGCCAGTTCCGCGCTTGAGCCGTCCATGATGGGTCTCGGACCCATAGAGGCTGCTCGCTTACTGTTCAAGAAAACAGGAGTGTCCTTAGGCGATATCGATCTGTTTGAAATGAATGAAGCTTTCGCGGCCCAATCTCTGGCCGTCGCGCGTGAACTCGACATTCCGTCTGAGAAGCTGAATGTCAATGGGGGCGCCATAGCTCTCGGTCATCCAATCGGTGCAAGCGGAGCTCGTATCTTGGTGTCTCTGCTTCATGAGTTGGATAAGCGGGATGGTAAATTGGGCTTGGCAGCTCTTTGCATTGGCGGCGGTCAAGGCGTGGCTATGCTGGTTGAACGAGATTAA
- a CDS encoding LysR family transcriptional regulator — protein sequence MDLKQLSYLLEIAKQLNFTKAAESLHLTQPTLSKMVKHLEDELGVILFDRSGKYVKLTDAGMAAIQQIQVINQSVQDLYTSLNDVSNLRTGSIRIGLPPVIGTIFFPSVVAKFQKEYPRIDFHIVEEGAKKVESRILEGKLDLGVVVAPVDNANFEILPYLNEELALILHESHPLAGKPSVALMELSKEPFILFPDGFAVRKHIMQACSKVGFEPRVTYESAHWDLLAEMVAANTGISILPQAISGKINNPSVKTIRLTNPTIPWNLIIIWHKAKYQSYAMREFKRFISMTAIIKS from the coding sequence ATGGATTTAAAACAGTTATCCTATTTACTTGAGATTGCAAAACAGCTCAATTTCACTAAAGCAGCCGAATCCTTACATCTAACCCAGCCAACACTCAGTAAAATGGTGAAGCACCTTGAAGATGAGCTAGGCGTTATTTTATTTGATCGATCCGGCAAGTACGTTAAATTAACGGATGCCGGCATGGCCGCGATTCAGCAGATCCAGGTGATCAACCAGTCGGTTCAAGACCTTTACACTTCACTTAACGATGTGTCCAACCTCCGAACCGGATCCATCCGGATCGGCTTACCACCGGTGATCGGGACCATCTTTTTCCCAAGCGTTGTCGCCAAATTCCAAAAGGAATACCCGCGAATCGATTTTCACATCGTAGAAGAAGGCGCCAAAAAAGTGGAGAGCCGTATTCTGGAAGGAAAACTCGACCTCGGTGTCGTTGTTGCGCCTGTAGACAATGCCAATTTTGAAATCTTGCCCTATTTGAACGAGGAGCTAGCCCTCATTCTCCATGAATCCCACCCTTTAGCGGGAAAGCCTTCTGTTGCTCTGATGGAATTAAGCAAGGAGCCGTTTATTTTGTTTCCTGACGGCTTTGCCGTTCGGAAGCATATTATGCAGGCTTGCAGCAAAGTCGGTTTTGAACCGCGAGTCACCTATGAAAGCGCCCATTGGGATCTGCTTGCGGAAATGGTTGCGGCCAATACAGGCATTTCCATCCTGCCCCAGGCCATTTCCGGCAAAATCAACAATCCGTCGGTGAAAACGATACGTTTAACAAACCCAACAATCCCCTGGAATCTGATCATCATCTGGCACAAAGCTAAATATCAATCCTATGCCATGCGGGAATTTAAACGATTTATTTCAATGACTGCAATCATTAAATCTTAA
- a CDS encoding CoA transferase subunit B, with protein MSDDRTNIVKRAVQEIQDGMYVNLGIGMPTLIASFIPQDMNVMLHSENGMLGIGPYPIEGEEDADLINAGKETVTAIKGASYFDSAESFAMIRGGHIHLAILGGMEVAGNGDLANWMIPGKMVKGMGGAMDLVSGVQRIVVIMEHVNKYGESKVKTECTLPLTGKGVVDRLITDLAVFDFTDSGMVLVELQPGATLDDVQAKTEAAFIVSPDLNQSHIEEGFQA; from the coding sequence ATGAGTGACGACCGCACAAACATCGTAAAACGCGCTGTACAGGAAATTCAAGATGGCATGTATGTCAATCTGGGCATCGGTATGCCTACACTGATTGCTAGCTTTATACCGCAAGACATGAACGTGATGCTTCATTCTGAAAACGGGATGCTTGGCATCGGGCCCTATCCGATTGAGGGAGAAGAGGATGCGGATTTGATCAACGCCGGAAAAGAAACCGTCACTGCGATCAAGGGCGCCTCTTACTTTGACAGCGCGGAATCGTTTGCCATGATTCGGGGAGGGCATATCCATCTGGCTATTCTAGGTGGAATGGAAGTTGCCGGTAACGGTGATTTGGCCAACTGGATGATCCCGGGTAAAATGGTCAAAGGCATGGGAGGCGCCATGGATCTGGTCAGTGGTGTGCAGCGGATCGTTGTCATTATGGAGCATGTCAATAAATATGGAGAGTCGAAAGTGAAAACCGAATGCACCCTGCCTCTTACAGGTAAAGGCGTAGTGGACCGGCTTATCACCGATTTGGCTGTATTTGATTTTACCGATAGCGGGATGGTTTTGGTTGAACTGCAGCCTGGAGCCACTTTGGATGATGTACAAGCGAAAACTGAGGCCGCATTTATCGTTTCTCCCGATCTGAACCAAAGTCATATTGAGGAGGGATTCCAAGCATGA
- a CDS encoding AEC family transporter, which produces MSYFLFILINNIVPISVLIAIGFAVYRAFRIDIKTLSKLNFYVFSPVLVFVKLYESEMTMDTLGQVLLFFVIFYALLCLTVEAVIRYRKYKGGMRSAMRNSVIFYNSANYAIPLNQTVFAGNPHTLSIQIIIMLFQSLIPNTFGVYSVNAHKVHWKDSLKIVFMMPAIYAIPIAVLMHTFHVPIPASLNIPLQYIANAFMATALITLGVQLGALNWGFRFSDVLISNFLRLLIGPVLGLLVVSMLGIGGMTAKALILSCAVPTSLISVLLAVEYDNEVDFSSQAVFFSTVCSIITVPLTIYFIQFY; this is translated from the coding sequence ATGAGCTACTTTCTCTTTATTCTCATCAATAATATCGTTCCCATCAGTGTGTTAATCGCGATCGGCTTTGCTGTATACAGGGCCTTCCGCATTGACATCAAAACGTTGTCGAAGCTCAACTTCTATGTATTTTCCCCTGTTCTTGTGTTCGTAAAGCTCTATGAATCCGAAATGACGATGGATACTCTAGGGCAGGTGCTGCTCTTTTTTGTCATATTCTACGCGCTGCTTTGCCTAACTGTCGAAGCGGTTATCCGATACCGCAAGTACAAAGGCGGGATGCGCAGCGCAATGCGCAACAGCGTTATTTTTTATAATAGCGCGAACTATGCTATTCCGTTGAATCAGACTGTATTCGCTGGGAATCCCCACACGCTGTCCATCCAAATTATTATTATGCTCTTCCAATCCTTGATTCCGAACACCTTTGGTGTTTACTCAGTGAACGCGCATAAAGTGCATTGGAAGGACAGCTTGAAAATTGTATTCATGATGCCAGCCATCTATGCGATCCCGATTGCGGTGCTTATGCACACTTTCCACGTTCCAATACCTGCTTCTTTAAATATTCCGCTTCAATATATTGCGAATGCTTTCATGGCTACGGCGTTAATCACACTCGGAGTTCAGTTGGGAGCCCTGAATTGGGGCTTCCGTTTTTCCGATGTGCTCATATCTAATTTCCTTCGTCTGCTTATAGGACCAGTCCTTGGTTTGTTGGTCGTATCGATGCTTGGAATTGGGGGAATGACAGCCAAGGCGTTGATTCTGTCATGCGCGGTTCCTACATCGTTAATCAGTGTTTTGCTAGCCGTCGAATATGACAATGAGGTTGATTTCTCATCGCAGGCCGTCTTTTTCTCCACAGTATGCAGTATAATCACGGTTCCCTTGACGATTTACTTCATTCAATTCTATTAA
- the aceA gene encoding isocitrate lyase: MKNEKQKSIEQLKASWSSDRFEGITRPYSPEDVLRLRGSLLVEQTLAQRGAKKFWELLHSENYVNSLGALTGNQAVQQAKAGLKAVYLSGWQVAADANLSGHMYPDQSLYPSNSVPNVVKRVNQALQRADQIQHSEGKDLIDFFLPIIADAEAGFGGPLNVFELMKSMIEAGAAAVHFEDQLSSEKKCGHLGGKVLLPTRQAVRNLISARLAADVMGVETILIARTDANGARLLTSDIDEYDHRFVTGERSPEGFFYVKEGLEQAIARGLAYAPYADMVWCETSEPNLEEARSFAKAIHTQFPEKLLAYNCSPSFNWKKKLSEYEIASFQQEIGKMGYKFQFVTLAGFHAINHSMFVLANEYKSRGMAAYSEFQQAEFASEALGYEAARHQREVGTGYFDEVSQVISGGTSTTTALLGSTEKDQFSY; the protein is encoded by the coding sequence ATGAAAAATGAAAAACAAAAATCGATAGAACAATTGAAAGCAAGCTGGAGCTCCGATCGATTTGAAGGAATAACTAGACCATATTCCCCGGAAGATGTTCTCCGACTGCGCGGTTCGCTGCTTGTGGAACAAACGCTTGCTCAAAGAGGAGCAAAAAAGTTTTGGGAGCTTTTGCACTCAGAAAACTATGTGAATTCACTCGGTGCCCTAACTGGCAATCAAGCTGTACAGCAAGCAAAGGCGGGTTTAAAGGCCGTTTACTTAAGCGGATGGCAGGTAGCCGCGGATGCGAACTTATCGGGTCATATGTATCCGGATCAAAGCTTATATCCTTCAAACAGTGTTCCAAATGTTGTTAAACGGGTTAACCAAGCTCTGCAGCGTGCAGATCAAATCCAGCATTCGGAAGGCAAAGACCTGATTGACTTTTTTCTGCCGATTATTGCCGATGCGGAAGCCGGATTTGGCGGGCCGCTCAATGTATTTGAATTAATGAAATCGATGATTGAGGCCGGTGCGGCAGCTGTGCATTTCGAGGATCAGCTTTCATCGGAGAAGAAATGCGGCCATTTAGGCGGGAAGGTGCTGCTGCCGACTCGGCAAGCGGTCCGAAATCTGATTTCCGCAAGACTTGCAGCAGATGTAATGGGTGTCGAAACGATTCTGATTGCAAGAACAGATGCCAACGGAGCAAGATTGCTTACAAGTGATATCGATGAATATGATCATCGATTTGTTACCGGTGAAAGATCGCCGGAAGGTTTCTTCTATGTAAAGGAAGGACTGGAACAAGCTATCGCACGCGGTCTTGCTTACGCTCCATACGCAGACATGGTGTGGTGTGAGACATCAGAACCTAATCTTGAAGAAGCAAGAAGCTTTGCCAAAGCGATTCATACCCAATTTCCTGAGAAATTACTTGCTTATAACTGTTCGCCTTCCTTTAATTGGAAGAAAAAGCTGAGTGAATATGAGATAGCTTCTTTTCAACAAGAGATAGGCAAAATGGGCTACAAGTTTCAATTCGTTACTCTAGCCGGGTTCCATGCTATAAACCACAGTATGTTCGTACTTGCAAATGAATATAAGAGCCGCGGGATGGCTGCTTATTCCGAGTTTCAACAGGCTGAGTTTGCTAGTGAGGCATTGGGATATGAAGCTGCACGCCATCAGCGTGAGGTAGGTACGGGCTATTTTGACGAGGTATCGCAAGTGATATCCGGAGGTACGTCCACAACAACAGCTTTACTGGGCTCTACTGAAAAAGATCAGTTTTCGTACTGA